ATGCTGAATCCGAAGTATACATTCGACACATTTGTCATCGGTTCTGGAAACAGGTTTGCCCATGCCGCATCTTTAGCAGTGGCAGAAGCCCCGGCTAAAGCCTATAATCCTCTATTTATTTATGGGGGAGTAGGATTAGGAAAAACTCACTTAATGCATGCAATCGGCCATTATGTTATTGAGCATAATCCTGCAGCAAAGGTGGTCTATTTATCATCTGAAAAATTCACCAATGAATTCATTAATTCCATCCGGGACAACAAGGCTGTCGATTTTCGCAATAAATATCGAAATGTAGATGTGTTGCTTATTGATGATATTCAGTTCCTTGCCGGAAAAGAACAAACCCAGGAAGAATTTTTCCATACATTCAATACATTGCACGAAGAAAGCAAACAAATTGTCATCTCCAGTGACAGGCCTCCAAAAGAGATTCCGACATTGGAAGACCGCCTGAGATCCCGCTTCGAATGGGGGCTGATTACAGACATCACACCACCAGATTTGGAAACCCGTATTGCTATCCTGCGTAAGAAGGCAAAAGCAGAAGGGCTGGATATTCCAAATGAAGTGATGCTTTACATTGCCAATCAAATTGATTCCAATATTCGTGAACTCGAAGGGGCGCTCATCAGAGTGGTTGCCTATTCTTCCTTGATCAATAAGGATATTAATGCTGATTTGGCGGCAGAAGCACTAAAAGACATCATCCCAAGCTCTAGACCAAGAGTGGTAACCATTCATGACATTCAACGGACCGTTGGTGAAGAATACAATGTGAAGTTAGAGGATTTCAAAGCAAAGAAGCGAACTAAATCGATTGCTTTCCCTCGACAAATCGCCATGTATTTATCAAGGGAACTTACGGATTATTCTTTGCCTAAAATAGGAGAGGAATTTGGAGGTCGAGATCATACAACGGTTATTCATGCCCATGAAAAGATCTCCAATCTCGTAAAAACAGATACAAACTTGCAAAAACAAATACAATCTATTGCTGATTCTTTAAAAAGTTAAATAGAACAATAGTGGAAACTGTGTATAAGTGGTGCTTGGTTAAACACAGGTTATTCACATGTGGATATCTACTCTTTGTAACAAAAAAGAGACTTATCCACATAATCACAGCCCCTACTATTACTTCTACTAGTTTTTTATTAATAAATATATATAAATAGACCTGCCCATTAAGGAGGATTACGATGAAATTTATTATCCAACGCGACAAGCTGGTTCAAAGCGTTCAAGACGTACTAAAAGCGGTCTCTTCCCGGACAACCATTCCCATTTTGACTGGAATAAAGATTGTTGCTACAGAAGAAGGTGTTACTCTTACTGGAAGTGACTCTGATATCTCTATTGAATCTTTCATTCCTTGTGAAGAAGATGGATCTGAAAATGTTGAAGTAAAAACAGCTGGAAGCGTTGTGCTGCAAGCCCGTTTCTTTAGTGAGATCATTAAAAAACTTCCAATGGATACAGTCGAAATCGAGGTACAGAACCAATATGTAACGACCATCCGTTCTGGTAAATCAGAATTCAACCTAAACGGTCAGGATGCTGCAGAATACCCGCACCTGCCACAAGTTGAGGAACAAAACGTATTCCGTGTTCCAACAGATCTACTGAAAAATATTATTCGACAAACAGTCTTTGCGGTGTCCACCTCAGAAACACGCCCTATCTTGACAGGTGTAAACTGGAAGCTTGAAAACCATGAACTTATCTGTATTGCAACAGATAGCCACCGCTTGGCTTTACGCAAAGCGAAGGTAGAAGCGGAAAACAACATTACGTGCAATGTCGTCATTCCGGGTAAGAGTTTGAATGAATTAAATAAAATTTTAGATGATACGAACGAATTGCTTGATATCGTTGTGACAGAGAACCAAGTGTTATTTAAAGCAAAGAATATCCTTTTCTTCTCACGTCTGCTTGATGGAAACTATCCGGATACGTCCAGATTGATTCCAGCTGAAAGCAAAACAGATATCACAGTAACAACGAAGGAGTTCCTGCAGGCGATCGATCGTGCGAGCCTACTTGCAAGAGAGGGACGAAATAATGTAGTTAAGCTTGCGACTCTAGAGTCTGATACACTTGAGGTTTCCTCTAACTCCCCAGAAGTCGGAAAAGTAGTGGAACAAATACAAAGCAATTCCATCGACGGAGAAGAGCTGAAAATTTCTTTTAGCGCAAAATATATGATGGATGCATTAAAGGCACTTGAAGGCAACGAGATCTTAATTAATTTCACTGGTGCAATGAGGCCGTTTGTCATCAAAACATTACATGATGATTCCATGCTTCAACTTATCCTGCCAGTCAGAACGTACTAATAAACATAAGCCCTGAAAGCTACTAGTGACATTCCTAGTGGCTTTCTTTTCTATATGGAGAAGTTCTAGTACAATAGGAAGTAGACAATAAGGGAATAGTAAAAGAAATTATGATCCCTAAAAAGAAAGTGAGCGCGAAATAATGACAGAAATTCAAATATCAACAGAAATGATTACCCTTGGACAATTTTTAAAATTGGCCGATGTCATCCAATCAGGCGGAATGGCAAAATGGTTTCTTTCAGAATATGAAGTAAAAGTGAACGGAGAGCTTGAAGACAGAAGAGGAAGAAAACTGAAGGTTCAGGATGTAATTGAAATAGAAGGTCATGGAAAATATGTCGTTGTTTCCTGATGAGTTGGTGATACGGATTGTATATTGAAGAATTGACGTTGAGACACTATCGCAATTATGAAAGTTTGCATGCCGTTTTTGAAGACGGTGTGAATGTCATTTTAGGAGAAAATGCGCAAGGAAAGACAAATGTGATGGAATCCATCTATGTATTGGCGATGGCAAAATCACACAGGACGTCCAATGATAAAGATCTTATCAGATGGGACGAAGAGTATGGTAAAATAGAAGGTAGGATACATAAACGGAATGGAGAGTTGCCGCTGCAACTAGTCATCAGTAAAAAAGGGAAAAAAGCAAAGATCAATCATATTGAACAAACCAAGTTAAGTCAGTATATCGGAAATATGAATATTGTCATGTTTGCACCTGAGGATCTTACGCTTGTAAAAGGTAGTCCTCAGGTGAGACGACGTTTTATAGATATGGAACTTGGTCAGGTTTCACCTCGGTATATGCATGACCTGTCAAGGTACCAAAAAGTACTTCAGCAGCGCAATCACTACTTAAAGCAGTTACAGACGAGAAAGCAAAAAGATGAAACCATGCTGTTTGTATTAACAGAGCAGCTTATTGAATTGGCTGCGAGCGTGACGGAAAAGAGGCAGGAGTTTGTGCAATTGCTGCAAAGCTGGGCTCAGCCAATTCATAAAAGCATCAGCCGTGGTTTAGAAGAATTGACTATTATCTACAAACCATCCATTGATTATGTATCAGAAACAACAAACTTGTCGAAAATGATAGAAGCATATAACGAAAAGTTTGATAAAATAAAAGATAGAGAAATTGAAAGAGGCGTGACACTATTTGGTCCCCATCGTGATGACCTGCTCTTTCAAGTGAACGGAAAAGATGTACAGACATTCGGGTCACAAGGACAACAGCGCACGACAGCACTGTCGCTGAAACTTGCTGAAATAGATCTTATTCACTCGGTAGTAGGGGAATATCCCATACTGCTCCTTGATGACGTATTATCTGAGCTAGATGATTATCGACAGTCCCATCTCTTAAACACCATTCAGGGAAAGGTCCAAACCTTCGTTACAACAACGAGTGTGGATGGAATCGACCACCAAACGCTGAAACAAGCGGCTACGTATGAAGTGGTCTCGGGTACGATCAAGAAACGAAATTGAGGTGAAGGCTCATGTATTTGCATATTGGAGAAGAAGTGATGGTGCGCGCTTCTAAAATTATCGCTATTTTAGATCGCAGGCTCCTGCAATCCGACTGGAAAGATACCTTGCCGGAAGTAGCGGACAAATCCATCAAAAATATCAGTAAACATGACATCAAATCAATCGTGATTACCGAAGAAAACATATACCTTTCCCCCCTAGCCTCAACAACCTTGAAAAAAAGAATGGATACCTCGATGGAGGAGTTGCTCTTTTAGAGAAACTGCCTGTTATATTTGCGTTTGTTGCCTATAGGGACACCCCCCGCCAACAAATAACGAAGTCTATTGTGTAGAAATAAAAAGTGAAGGTGATAGATATGACGATGGACCAAAAAGAATTGCAAGAAAACAGCTATGATGAAAGTAATATACAGGTACTTGAAGGCCTTGAAGCCGTAAGAAAGCGACCAGGTATGTACATCGGTTCCACCAGTGCCAAGGGTTTGCATCACTTAGTGTGGGAGATTGTCGATAATAGTATCGATGAAGCTTTGGCAGGATATTGCTCTGAGATCAATGTTATCGTCGAAAAAGACAACAGCATTACTGTAAAAGATAATGGCCGTGGTATTCCAGTCGGGATACATGAAAAAATGGGTCGTCCTGCAGTAGAAGTAATCATGACGGTACTTCATGCAGGAGGAAAATTCGGCGGTGGCGGTTATAAAGTTTCAGGAGGTCTGCACGGGGTTGGAGCATCCGTTGTAAATGCCCTTTCTTCTGAGCTTAAGATCTATGTCCATCGTGATGGCAAAATTCATTACCAGCAATTTAATAAAGGGGTACCGAATGAGGACCTTAAAATAATCGGCGAAACGGATGTAACAGGAACGATTATTCATTTTGTTCCCGATGAAGAGATTTTCACTGAAACAAAAGAATATGACTACGATACGTTAGCACACCGTCTACGTGAGCTTGCGTTCTTAAATAAAGGAATACGCATCACCATTGAAGATAAGCGGGAAGAAACACCGAAAAAGAATGAATACCACTACGAGGGCGGTATCGCTTCATATGTAGAGCATTTAAACCGAACAAAAGAAGTCATTCATGAGGAAGTTGTTTTTGTAGAGGGAGAAAAGGACGGCATCTCCATCGAAGTGGCACTACAGTACAATGATAGCTACACAAGCAATCTGTACTCTTTTGCCAACAACATCAGCACCTATGAGGGTGGAACGCATGAATCAGGCTTTAAAACAGCATTGACGAGAGTTATTAATGACTATGCCCGCAAGAACAATATTTTCAAAGATGCGGACAGCAACCTGACAGGGGAAGATGTTCGTGAAGGCTTGACGGCTATCGTTTCCATCAAGCATCCAGATCCACAGTTTGAAGGCCAAACGAAAACCAAATTAGGAAACAGTGAAGCAAGAACGGTTACGGATTCTGTTTTTACGGAAAAATTCGAAGGCTTCCTTCTTGAAAATCCTTCCGCAGCAAGGAAAATTGTGGAAAAAGGATTGATGGCTTCCCGAGCAAGAATGGCAGCCAAGAAGGCAAGAGAACTTACAAGAAGAAAAAGTGCATTGGAAATCTCCAGTCTTCCTGGTAAATTGGCGGACTGCTCCTCTAAAGATCCATCTATCAGCGAAATATATGTGGTAGAGGGAGATTCTGCAGGAGGATCAGCTAAGCAAGGCCGAGACCGTCACTTCCAGGCAATCCTGCCGTTACGCGGAAAAATCATTAACGTTGAAAAGGCGCGTCTTGACAAAATTTTATCCAACAATGAGGTTCGTGCCATCATCACGGCTCTTGGAACTGGAATTGGAGAGGATTTTGACATTTCCCGTGCTCGTTACCATAAAATCGTGATCATGACGGATGCTGATGTCGATGGCGCTCATATTAGAACGCTATTATTGACATTCTTCTACCGTTACATGCGCCAAATCATCGAACATGGATATATCTACATTGCCCAGCCACCACTATACAAAATACAGCAGGGCAAAAAGATCGAGTACGCTTATAATGACCGTCAGCTGGAAGAAATTCTTGCGACTATGTCGGATCAGCCAAAAGCCGGTATCCAGCGCTATAAAGGATTAGGGGAGATGAACCCTGAACAGCTTTGGGAAACAACCATGGATCCAGTATCTAGAACATTGCTTCAGGTAAGCCTGCAAGATGCAATTGAAGCGGATGAAACATTCGAGATTCTAATGGGGGATAAAGTAGAGCCAAGAAGAAACTTTATCCAAGACAATGCCCGTTATGTAAAAAATCTGGATATCTAATTTCAGAATCCAATAAAAAAAGCGGGGTAGTGTCATGCTATCCTGTCTTTTACATAGAGAAGAGCGAAAGCGAATGTAGTCTTGAACTCACATTTCGCAAGGAGGTTCGTTATTATGTCTGAGAGGTCCTCAGTTAAAGAAATAAATATCAGTCAGGAAATGAAAACATCCTTCCTGGACTATGCCATGAGTGTAATCGTATCTCGTGCCCTGCCGGATGTACGAGACGGATTGAAACCTGTACATCGACGTATTTTGTACGCAATGAATGATTTAGGAATGACAGCGGATAAAGCCTATAAAAAGTCCGCCCGTATCGTAGGGGAAGTAATCGGGAAGTACCATCCACATGGTGACTCCGCGGTTTATGACACGATGGTACGTATGGCGCAAGACTTTAACTTCCGTTACATGCTGATCGATGGCCACGGAAACTTCGGATCTGTCGATGGAGACGCAGCAGCTGCCATGCGTTATACCGAAGCAAGAATGTCGAAAATCTCTATGGAGATACTTCGCGATATCAATAAAGACACCATTGACTATCAAGATAACTATGATGGTTCCGAGAGAGAGCCGGTTGTACTGCCTGCACGTTTTCCAAACTTGCTTGTAAACGGTGCTTCCGGTATCGCGGTCGGGATGGCAACCAATATCCCACCTCATCAGCTAGGAGAAATCATTGACGGAGTACTTGCTGTTAGTAAGGACCCTGACATTACCATTCCCGAGTTAATGGAAATCATTCCTGGGCCAGACTTCCCTACGGCAGGTCAAATTCTGGGCAGAAGCGGAATCAGAAGAGCCTATGAAACGGGCCGCGGATCTATCACGGTTCGTGCGAAAGTGGAAATCGAAACAAAACCGAATGGCAGAGAAGTCATTCTTGTTCACGAACTTCCTTACCAAGTTAATAAGGCAAAACTGATTGAAAAAATTGCGGATCTTGTTCGTGATAAGAAAATAGAAGGCATCTCTGACTTGCGCGATGAATCAGACCGTAATGGTATGCGTATCGTCATGGAAGTCAAAAAAGATGCAAATGCTAATGTCCTTTTAAATAATTTATACAAACAGACTTCCCTTCAAACAAGCTTCGGTATCAACCTGCTTGCACTAGTAAACGGGGAACCGAAAGTATTAAACCTGAAACAATGTCTGTATTACTACCTGGAACATCAAAAAGTCGTAATCAAGCGTCGTACGGCATTTGAATTGCGTAAAGCGGAAGCAAGAGCACACATCTTAGAAGGTCTGCGCATTGCCTTAGATCACTTGGATGCGGTTATCACCTTGATCCGTAGCTCCCAAACGGCTGATATTGCCCGTGAAGGATTAATGACCGAATTCTCTCTATCTGAGAAACAAGCACAGGCTATACTAGACATGCGTCTACAACGTCTAACTGGCTTAGAGCGTGAAAAGATAGAAGAAGAATACCAAGGACTTATGCAGCTTATTGCTGAACTAAAAGCCATTCTTGCAGATGAAGAGAAAGTACTTGAAATTATCCGTGAGGAACTAACAGAAGTTAAAGAACGTTTCAACGATACTCGCCGTACTGAAATAATGGTTGGCGGCTTTGAAAATATTGAAGATGAGGATTTAATTCCACGTCAAAATGTCGTGATCACCCTTACGCATAATGGCTATATTAAGCGTCTGCCTCTTTCCACGTACCGCAGCCAGCGACGAGGAGGTCGAGGAATTCAAGGGATGGGAACCAACGAAAATGACTTTGTTGAACATCTATTGACCACTTCCACTCACGATACGCTGTTATTCTTTACAAACAAAGGGAAAGTGTACCGAGCAAAAGGTTACGAAATCCCAGAATTCAGCCGTACAGCAAAAGGAATTCCAATTATCAACTTGCTTGAGGTGGAAAAAGGTGAATGGGTCAACGCCATTATCCCGGTGGAAGACTTTGTGGATGACTGGTATTTATTCTTTACAACCAAGCATGGAATATCCAAGCGTTCTCCGCTATCTCAATTCGCCAATATCCGTAAAGGCGGTCTGATTGCACTAGGATTACGTGAAAGCGATGAGTTAATCTCCGTAAAATTAACTGATGGCACGAAAGAAATGATCATCGGAACGAAAAACGGAATGCTCATTCGATTCCATGAAACGGACGTACGCTCAATGGGTAGAACGGCAACGGGAGTAAAAGGAATCTCCATTTCCGAAAATGATGAAGTGGTAGGAATGGAACTTCTTGATGAAGGCCTTGATGTGTTGGTTGTAACCAAAAACGGTTACGGTAAACGTACTCCGGCAGAAGAGTACCGTGTCCAAAGCCGTGGAGGAAAAGGAATTAAAACATGTAACATTACCGATCGTAACGGTGAGCTTGTTTCTGTTAAGACCGTAACCACTGAAGAAGACCTAATGCTGATCACCGCAAGTGGCGTTCTGATTCGTATGTCTGTCGATGGAATCTCGCAAATGGGTCGAAACACCCAGGGAGTGAAGCTTATTCGTCTTGCAGAGAACGAATTTGTGACAACAGTCGCAAGAGTGGATAAAGAAGAAGAGCCAGAAGATGGTACGGAAGATACAGAAATGGAAGAAGGAATTTCCACAGAAGAAGTCGAAGAATAAGAAGAGCAAAGTAAATGATCAACTCTAAGAGAGGGGCACTTTCATGTGTTCCTCTTTGTTTATAAGGAGAGAGCGTTCATGTTAGTGAAAACCGAACAGTTGGTGGAAGGATGTATTCTGGCACAAGAAATAAAAGCACTCACTTCAAAGCCGATTATGCCCAAGAGAACCGTCCTGACAAACCAACACATTGAAATATTAGAATCTTTCTTAGTGGAAAAAGTAGAAATAGAAGCATTCCTTTCCAACGGCCAGCCATTCAATCCTCAATTATTAACGATGATTGAAGATAAGCCAAAAGAAGATTCCTTCCTGCAGATGTACTTAAAGGCAACCCAAGCTTACAAAAAAATGTATGAAGCATGGGGATCAGGAGCACCGATTGACTATAGTGCCGTGCGAAAAACAATCATTCCTTTAATTGAAAAATCCCTTCACTATCAAGAAGAAGTCTTCTCCCTTTATCATTACACCAATGAAGAAGACTATATCCATCATCATTCTGTGGCCGTGGCCATCATAGCATCTGCAATCGCAAAGTCACTTGGCTATAAAAAGAAAGACATCATTCAAGTGGGCATAGCAGGTTTCTTAATGGATTGCGGGATGTCGCGCATCGATCAGAAAATCTTAAAAAATGTTGCGGTCCTGAGGAAAGAGGAGTTTGCGCAAATAAAGGAACACCCTATCTTCAGTTACCAAATGGTAAGCAAACAACCGGTTATTCAAGATGAAATAAAACTAGCTGTATTGCAGCATCATGAACGCTACGATAAAACGGGTTACCCTTTTGGCCTATCAGAAGACAAAATACATACTTACACGAAGATACTGGCAGTAGCAGACGTATTTCATGCAATGACATCACCAAGGAAGTATCGTAGTAAGCAATCGCCGTTTAAAGTAATCGAGCAACTTAAACATGAAACCTTTGGCAAGTATGATCTCTCTATTGTTCAAGCTCTTACTTCTAATGTATGCAGCTTCAGCATTGGCGACAAAGTGAAGCTCTCCAACAATAAAGTTGCAGAGGTCGCCTTTATCGACCCGCAATATCCATCCAGGCCGATGGTGAGAGAAATCGAATCAGATCAATTCTTTACATTGAGTCAAGAATTAGATATCTATATAGAAGAAGTTTTAAAATAACTCCATTTCTATTTAACTCAGTACAGAAGAACGAGGGAAATCTAATAGGTTTCCTTCGTGTTTAACGTTTCAAAGAAGAAAATAAAAATATATTAAAAAAGTAATTGCATCCCTATTCCACCCGTGCTATAATCAATCAAGTCAGCAACGACAACGAGTTGCATCTTACATAACTATCGAAAAAAGATAATAAAAAGATGTTGACTCAAAACGAAATAAATGATATATTAGTGAAGTCGCTTTTGAAAGGCGTCAACACAAAAGAGTTCTTTGAAAACTAAACAAAACAACAGCGTCATAACGTCGGTTCTACGGAACACGACAAATGATTTAAGTAAGACAAGCTAGCAAATTTTGAGCAAAAGCTCAGACTCTTTATTGGAGAGTTTGATCCTGGCTCAGGACGAACGCTGGCGGCGTGCCTAATACATGCAAGTCGAGCGGACCTTTTAAAAGCTTGCTTTTGAAAGGTCAGCGGCGGACGGGTGAGTAACACGTGGGCAACCTGCCTGTAAGACTGGGATAACTTCGGGAAACCGGAGCTAATACCGGATAATATAAGGAACCTCCTGGTTCTTTATTGAAAGATGGTTTCGGCTATCACTTACAGATGGGCCCGCGGCGCATTAGCTAGTTGGTGAGGTAACGGCTCACCAAGGCGACGATGCGTAGCCGACCTGAGAGGGTGATCGGCCACACTGGGACTGAGACACGGCCCAGACTCCTACGGGAGGCAGCAGTAGGGAATCTTCCACAATGGACGAAAGTCTGATGGAGCAACGCCGCGTGAGCGATGAAGGCCTTCGGGTCGTAAAGCTCTGTTGTTAGGGAAGAACAAGTGCGAGAGTAACTGCTCGCACCTTGACGGTACCTAACCAGAAAGCCACGGCTAACTACGTGCCAGCAGCCGCGGTAATACGTAGGTGGCAAGCGTTGTCCGGAATTATTGGGCGTAAAGCGCGCGCAGGTGGTCCTTTAAGTCTGATGTGAAAGCCCACGGCTCAACCGTGGAGGGTCATTGGAAACTGGGGGACTTGAGTGCAGAAGAGGAAAGTGGAATTCCAAGTGTAGCGGTGAAATGCGTAGAGATTTGGAGGAACACCAGTGGCGAAGGCGACTTTCTGGTCTGTAACTGACACTGAGGCGCGAAAGCGTGGGGAGCAAACAGGATTAGATACCCTGGTAGTCCACGCCGTAAACGATGAGTGCTAAGTGTTAGAGGGTTTCCGCCCTTTAGTGCTGCAGCTAACGCATTAAGCACTCCGCCTGGGGAGTACGGTCGCAAGACTGAAACTCAAAGGAATTGACGGGGGCCCGCACAAGCGGTGGAGCATGTGGTTTAATTCGAAGCAACGCGAAGAACCTTACCAGGTCTTGACATCCTCTGACACTCCTAGAGATAGGACGTTCCCCTTCGGGGGACAGAGTGACAGGTGGTGCATGGTTGTCGTCAGCTCGTGTCGTGAGATGTTGGGTTAAGTCCCGCAACGAGCGCAACCCTTGATCTTAGTTGCCAGCATTCAGTTGGGCACTCTAAGGTGACTGCCGGTGACAAACCGGAGGAAGGTGGGGATGACGTCAAATCATCATGCCCCTTATGACCTGGGCTACACACGTGCTAC
This window of the Sutcliffiella horikoshii genome carries:
- the dnaN gene encoding DNA polymerase III subunit beta; amino-acid sequence: MKFIIQRDKLVQSVQDVLKAVSSRTTIPILTGIKIVATEEGVTLTGSDSDISIESFIPCEEDGSENVEVKTAGSVVLQARFFSEIIKKLPMDTVEIEVQNQYVTTIRSGKSEFNLNGQDAAEYPHLPQVEEQNVFRVPTDLLKNIIRQTVFAVSTSETRPILTGVNWKLENHELICIATDSHRLALRKAKVEAENNITCNVVIPGKSLNELNKILDDTNELLDIVVTENQVLFKAKNILFFSRLLDGNYPDTSRLIPAESKTDITVTTKEFLQAIDRASLLAREGRNNVVKLATLESDTLEVSSNSPEVGKVVEQIQSNSIDGEELKISFSAKYMMDALKALEGNEILINFTGAMRPFVIKTLHDDSMLQLILPVRTY
- the yaaA gene encoding S4 domain-containing protein YaaA, translating into MTEIQISTEMITLGQFLKLADVIQSGGMAKWFLSEYEVKVNGELEDRRGRKLKVQDVIEIEGHGKYVVVS
- the recF gene encoding DNA replication/repair protein RecF (All proteins in this family for which functions are known are DNA-binding proteins that assist the filamentation of RecA onto DNA for the initiation of recombination or recombinational repair.), with protein sequence MYIEELTLRHYRNYESLHAVFEDGVNVILGENAQGKTNVMESIYVLAMAKSHRTSNDKDLIRWDEEYGKIEGRIHKRNGELPLQLVISKKGKKAKINHIEQTKLSQYIGNMNIVMFAPEDLTLVKGSPQVRRRFIDMELGQVSPRYMHDLSRYQKVLQQRNHYLKQLQTRKQKDETMLFVLTEQLIELAASVTEKRQEFVQLLQSWAQPIHKSISRGLEELTIIYKPSIDYVSETTNLSKMIEAYNEKFDKIKDREIERGVTLFGPHRDDLLFQVNGKDVQTFGSQGQQRTTALSLKLAEIDLIHSVVGEYPILLLDDVLSELDDYRQSHLLNTIQGKVQTFVTTTSVDGIDHQTLKQAATYEVVSGTIKKRN
- the remB gene encoding extracellular matrix regulator RemB, which produces MYLHIGEEVMVRASKIIAILDRRLLQSDWKDTLPEVADKSIKNISKHDIKSIVITEENIYLSPLASTTLKKRMDTSMEELLF
- the gyrB gene encoding DNA topoisomerase (ATP-hydrolyzing) subunit B, whose translation is MDQKELQENSYDESNIQVLEGLEAVRKRPGMYIGSTSAKGLHHLVWEIVDNSIDEALAGYCSEINVIVEKDNSITVKDNGRGIPVGIHEKMGRPAVEVIMTVLHAGGKFGGGGYKVSGGLHGVGASVVNALSSELKIYVHRDGKIHYQQFNKGVPNEDLKIIGETDVTGTIIHFVPDEEIFTETKEYDYDTLAHRLRELAFLNKGIRITIEDKREETPKKNEYHYEGGIASYVEHLNRTKEVIHEEVVFVEGEKDGISIEVALQYNDSYTSNLYSFANNISTYEGGTHESGFKTALTRVINDYARKNNIFKDADSNLTGEDVREGLTAIVSIKHPDPQFEGQTKTKLGNSEARTVTDSVFTEKFEGFLLENPSAARKIVEKGLMASRARMAAKKARELTRRKSALEISSLPGKLADCSSKDPSISEIYVVEGDSAGGSAKQGRDRHFQAILPLRGKIINVEKARLDKILSNNEVRAIITALGTGIGEDFDISRARYHKIVIMTDADVDGAHIRTLLLTFFYRYMRQIIEHGYIYIAQPPLYKIQQGKKIEYAYNDRQLEEILATMSDQPKAGIQRYKGLGEMNPEQLWETTMDPVSRTLLQVSLQDAIEADETFEILMGDKVEPRRNFIQDNARYVKNLDI
- the gyrA gene encoding DNA gyrase subunit A yields the protein MSERSSVKEINISQEMKTSFLDYAMSVIVSRALPDVRDGLKPVHRRILYAMNDLGMTADKAYKKSARIVGEVIGKYHPHGDSAVYDTMVRMAQDFNFRYMLIDGHGNFGSVDGDAAAAMRYTEARMSKISMEILRDINKDTIDYQDNYDGSEREPVVLPARFPNLLVNGASGIAVGMATNIPPHQLGEIIDGVLAVSKDPDITIPELMEIIPGPDFPTAGQILGRSGIRRAYETGRGSITVRAKVEIETKPNGREVILVHELPYQVNKAKLIEKIADLVRDKKIEGISDLRDESDRNGMRIVMEVKKDANANVLLNNLYKQTSLQTSFGINLLALVNGEPKVLNLKQCLYYYLEHQKVVIKRRTAFELRKAEARAHILEGLRIALDHLDAVITLIRSSQTADIAREGLMTEFSLSEKQAQAILDMRLQRLTGLEREKIEEEYQGLMQLIAELKAILADEEKVLEIIREELTEVKERFNDTRRTEIMVGGFENIEDEDLIPRQNVVITLTHNGYIKRLPLSTYRSQRRGGRGIQGMGTNENDFVEHLLTTSTHDTLLFFTNKGKVYRAKGYEIPEFSRTAKGIPIINLLEVEKGEWVNAIIPVEDFVDDWYLFFTTKHGISKRSPLSQFANIRKGGLIALGLRESDELISVKLTDGTKEMIIGTKNGMLIRFHETDVRSMGRTATGVKGISISENDEVVGMELLDEGLDVLVVTKNGYGKRTPAEEYRVQSRGGKGIKTCNITDRNGELVSVKTVTTEEDLMLITASGVLIRMSVDGISQMGRNTQGVKLIRLAENEFVTTVARVDKEEEPEDGTEDTEMEEGISTEEVEE
- a CDS encoding HD-GYP domain-containing protein, with amino-acid sequence MLVKTEQLVEGCILAQEIKALTSKPIMPKRTVLTNQHIEILESFLVEKVEIEAFLSNGQPFNPQLLTMIEDKPKEDSFLQMYLKATQAYKKMYEAWGSGAPIDYSAVRKTIIPLIEKSLHYQEEVFSLYHYTNEEDYIHHHSVAVAIIASAIAKSLGYKKKDIIQVGIAGFLMDCGMSRIDQKILKNVAVLRKEEFAQIKEHPIFSYQMVSKQPVIQDEIKLAVLQHHERYDKTGYPFGLSEDKIHTYTKILAVADVFHAMTSPRKYRSKQSPFKVIEQLKHETFGKYDLSIVQALTSNVCSFSIGDKVKLSNNKVAEVAFIDPQYPSRPMVREIESDQFFTLSQELDIYIEEVLK